TTGTTCATCCGCGAGACCCACGCCATCTGCAGTTCCTGCGCCAGCGAGTCGAACCGGTCGGGTGCGCGGCGTTGCAGGGCTGTCAGCATATGGCGCGTAAAGTTGAATTCGGTGAAATCCACATCGTTGAAGACCGCGCGCATCAGATTTGAAGCGCGCAAGAAACGGTCATTCCGGCGCGGATGCACGGCGTAGAACCGGTTCGACATATTCTGCGCGCCCATCAGCTGAATCACGCTGACATGCGATTTTTGCAGAATTTCGGTCATCTGCGGCTCGTGTAGAAATACGTCGATACCAGCATTGAGGTAGCCGAAATTCACGACCTGCATACCGATCTTCTGTTCGACCAGTTCCGGCCAAGGCGTCTCTACGAACTTACCATAGGTTTCGGACCCGCCAATCGCGGATACGAACGGAACGTCAAGCCGACGCCGCGGCCCACGAAACAACAACTTGGACTTACCGTATCTGCACGGGAAGTAATCAAGGGCTCCATCGCCCGGATATTCGAAGGCCATCTCCCACCTCAGTCTCTAATCACCCGAGAGCAGTCTGCTACAAACCCCTTACCAAACCACTAAGGTGAAAATTTGGCACACCGGATTGACCATAAGCTTTCCCCTTGCGGCGAAAGCCTTTGGCACCCTACTGTGCAGTTGCAGAAATGAGAGGGGGATCGCCATGACGATTCAGACAGTTGGCATCGTAGGTGCAGGGCAGATGGGCAACGGGATTGCCCATGTCTTCGCGCTTGCCGGGTTTGAGGTTCTGCTGAACGATATTTCACAAGACGGGCTGGATAAGGGCCTTGCGACGATTCGCAAGAATCTGGACCGGCAGGTTTCACGTGAAAAAATCACGGCCGAAGAACGCGACGCGGCTCTGGCCAAGATTTCGACAACGCTCACCCTGACCGATCTGGGGCCGATGGATCTGATCATCGAGGCCGCAACCGAACGCGAATCGGTCAAATCCGCCATTTTCGAAGATCTGCTACCGCATCTCGCGCCGCATACGATTCTGGCCTCGAACACCTCGTCGATCTCGATCACGCGCCTCGCCTCGCGCACCGACCGGCCCGAGAAATTCATGGGCGTCCATTTCATGAACCCTGTGCCGGTGATGCAGCTCGTCGAGCTGATCCGCGGCATCGCCACCGATGATGTCACCTTCAGCGCGCTGAAGGAAGTTGTTGAGAAGCTTGGCAAAACCCATGCAAGCGCCGAAGATTTCCCGGCCTTCATCGTGAACCGCATCCTGATCCCGATGATCAATGAGGCGGTCTATGCGCTTTAC
The sequence above is drawn from the Thioclava sp. GXIMD4216 genome and encodes:
- a CDS encoding DUF6473 family protein, whose protein sequence is MAFEYPGDGALDYFPCRYGKSKLLFRGPRRRLDVPFVSAIGGSETYGKFVETPWPELVEQKIGMQVVNFGYLNAGIDVFLHEPQMTEILQKSHVSVIQLMGAQNMSNRFYAVHPRRNDRFLRASNLMRAVFNDVDFTEFNFTRHMLTALQRRAPDRFDSLAQELQMAWVSRMNKLLDRIPGRKVLLSLHDYGDPAQNDPLGPEPLMVTKDMLDQVRSRADVVVEIEPSMQARRSGTEGMHFAAMEEPAALTMPGPQVHDEIAEALAPVLAKMI
- a CDS encoding 3-hydroxybutyryl-CoA dehydrogenase, which produces MTIQTVGIVGAGQMGNGIAHVFALAGFEVLLNDISQDGLDKGLATIRKNLDRQVSREKITAEERDAALAKISTTLTLTDLGPMDLIIEAATERESVKSAIFEDLLPHLAPHTILASNTSSISITRLASRTDRPEKFMGVHFMNPVPVMQLVELIRGIATDDVTFSALKEVVEKLGKTHASAEDFPAFIVNRILIPMINEAVYALYEGVGNVISIDQSMKLGAAHPMGPLELADFIGLDTCLAIMNVLHDGLADTKYRPCPLLTKYVEAGWLGRKSGRGFYDYRGETPVPTR